One region of uncultured Sulfurimonas sp. genomic DNA includes:
- a CDS encoding ammonium transporter, with protein MLEADFKYIIDTFFTLFSMVLIIFMVPGFAMLEAGLVRTKNVTSVLTINVMIYAVASMAFLLIGYGLAFGSWENNSMSIWAAFLFQMAFVGKTVNIMSGGVSERVRIIPLAIFAVVMGGFIYPIVVNISWGANLIADTFLDINMYDLAGSTVIHSTGGWALLAAILLIGSRKGRYMDDKIRVIPASNIPLVVLGAFLLWIGWFGFNGGSVGSISSVENANLVAKTIMNTNTAGLAGALIAGLLMYVRYKLFDITMILNGALGGLVAVTAGPDLYDMFTPIVIGLVGGALVVFAVPIFDKLKLDDPVGALSVHLVNGIWGTLAVGIFVDSVSFFDQLKGVVIVAVFAFSISYSVLYLINKVTKFRAEDDVQVEGMDVNECGVEAYPEFKRAI; from the coding sequence ATGTTAGAAGCTGACTTCAAATACATCATCGATACTTTCTTTACACTATTTTCAATGGTACTTATAATCTTTATGGTTCCAGGTTTTGCAATGCTTGAAGCGGGACTTGTTCGTACAAAAAACGTTACTTCTGTTTTAACTATAAATGTAATGATATATGCAGTAGCATCTATGGCATTTTTACTTATTGGTTATGGACTTGCTTTTGGTTCATGGGAAAATAATTCTATGAGTATCTGGGCAGCATTTTTATTTCAAATGGCATTTGTTGGTAAGACTGTAAATATTATGAGTGGTGGTGTGAGTGAGCGCGTTCGTATCATCCCTTTAGCAATCTTTGCTGTTGTTATGGGCGGATTTATATATCCAATAGTTGTAAATATAAGTTGGGGCGCAAATTTAATAGCAGATACATTTTTAGATATAAATATGTATGATTTAGCAGGTTCAACTGTTATCCACTCAACTGGTGGCTGGGCTCTTTTGGCGGCTATCTTGCTTATAGGCTCTCGTAAAGGTCGTTATATGGATGATAAAATTAGAGTTATTCCAGCTTCAAATATTCCTTTAGTTGTTCTTGGTGCATTTTTACTATGGATAGGTTGGTTTGGATTTAATGGCGGTTCTGTCGGTTCAATCTCAAGTGTTGAAAATGCAAATTTAGTTGCTAAAACAATTATGAATACAAATACAGCAGGACTTGCCGGTGCATTAATCGCTGGATTATTGATGTATGTTAGATATAAACTTTTTGATATTACTATGATTTTAAATGGTGCGCTTGGTGGTTTAGTTGCTGTAACGGCTGGACCTGATTTGTACGATATGTTTACTCCTATTGTTATTGGTCTTGTAGGCGGAGCATTAGTTGTATTTGCTGTTCCTATTTTTGACAAGTTAAAACTTGATGATCCAGTTGGTGCTCTTTCTGTTCACTTAGTTAATGGCATCTGGGGAACTTTAGCAGTAGGAATCTTTGTAGATAGTGTTTCGTTTTTTGATCAGTTAAAGGGCGTTGTAATTGTTGCTGTATTTGCATTTAGCATCTCTTACTCTGTTTTATATCTTATAAATAAAGTAACTAAATTTAGAGCAGAAGATGATGTTCAAGTTGAAGGAATGGATGTTAATGAGTGTGGTGTTGAGGCTTATCCAGAATTTAAAAGAGCTATTTAA
- a CDS encoding P-II family nitrogen regulator — translation MKRVEAVIKPFKLEDVKDALAEIGITGMTVSEVKGYGRQKGHSELYRGAEYVVDFLPKIKMEMVVSDESVEQVTSTIVEAARTGKIGDGKIFVSDIEKIIRIRTGETDNEAV, via the coding sequence ATGAAAAGAGTAGAAGCGGTTATTAAACCATTTAAATTAGAAGATGTTAAAGACGCACTAGCAGAAATAGGGATTACAGGTATGACTGTTAGTGAAGTTAAAGGTTATGGCCGCCAAAAAGGTCATAGTGAACTTTATCGTGGTGCAGAGTATGTTGTAGATTTCTTACCGAAGATAAAAATGGAAATGGTAGTAAGTGATGAAAGTGTTGAACAAGTAACTTCTACTATCGTTGAGGCAGCTCGTACTGGTAAAATCGGTGATGGTAAAATCTTTGTTAGTGATATAGAAAAAATAATTCGTATCCGTACTGGTGAAACAGATAACGAGGCTGTTTAG
- a CDS encoding LPP20 family lipoprotein has translation MKYSLLLVAFLGASSLVATSAPQTIESFDKIDSLENQVSGIDTKVSTIDTKVSTVEEKLSSIESEMNKMKAPKKPVKEGEQILSEKRDILISVTGQGVAPMNTSSPAQAYALAKRAATADAYRLIAEKVKGVHIDGQDLIKNMMVKRSTIRTSVQAMVRNANVVETTFKEGLCEVEMEIVLSHAQFAQ, from the coding sequence ATGAAATACTCTCTACTTCTAGTAGCATTTTTAGGGGCTTCTTCATTAGTAGCTACTTCAGCACCTCAAACTATAGAAAGCTTTGACAAAATAGATTCTTTAGAAAATCAAGTCTCAGGCATAGACACTAAAGTATCGACTATAGATACAAAAGTTTCTACTGTTGAAGAAAAACTAAGTTCAATAGAATCAGAAATGAATAAAATGAAAGCACCTAAAAAACCTGTTAAAGAAGGTGAACAAATTTTAAGCGAAAAAAGAGATATTCTCATAAGTGTTACTGGTCAAGGCGTAGCACCTATGAACACTTCTTCTCCTGCTCAAGCTTATGCCCTTGCAAAAAGAGCAGCAACAGCGGATGCTTACAGACTTATAGCTGAAAAGGTAAAAGGCGTTCATATTGATGGTCAAGACTTAATCAAAAATATGATGGTTAAAAGATCAACTATCCGCACATCTGTCCAAGCAATGGTTAGAAACGCAAATGTAGTTGAGACAACTTTTAAAGAGGGTTTATGCGAAGTAGAGATGGAAATAGTTCTATCACACGCGCAATTTGCTCAGTAA
- the gyrA gene encoding DNA gyrase subunit A, which translates to MSNLLNNDDIQTINIEETLQNSYLDYSMSVIVGRALPDVRDGLKPVHRRILYAMDKLSLSHGAKFKKSARIVGDVIGQYHPHGDTAVYDALVRMAQDFSMRMQLVDGQGNFGSVDGDNAAAMRYTEARMTKYAGELLKDLEKNTVNMIDNYDGTTKEPDVMPTRVPNLLINGSSGIAVGMATNIPPHNPKEILTGLKALLANPKISLSEIMEHIKAPDFPTGGTIFGKKGIMDAYESGRGRIKVRAKTHIEQKAKKEVIVIDELPYQVNKARLIENIANLVKDKMIDGVSEVRDESDRDGMRVVIELKRDAMSEIVLNNLFKQTSMQNTFGIIMLSILNQEPRIFGIIDILKHFINHRKTIIIRRTIFDLEKAKARAHILEGLKKAISIIEDVIRVIRASKNEELARENLVSEFDFSDIQAASIVAMRLGRLTGLEIEKIENELRELIELIAYLESILKSEKVLHGIIDEEFDEALVTYGSNERRTDIEDDYDDIDIEDLIPNEPMVVTITHRGYIKRVPLTLYEKQKRGGKGKTAVTTYEDDFIERFFTCNTHDTLLFVTDRGQLHWLKVYKIPEGSRIAKGKAVVNLLNLMADERIRSIIPTTDFSEEKGLVFFTQKGVVKRTNLSEFSNIRSNGVRAIVLDDDDELITAKIADRSIKYLFIVTKLAQCIKFDIEKTREQGRSTRGVRGIKFKHTDDEVIDANIISNDEQEILVISEKGIGKRTDAGEYRLTNRGGSGVIAMKMTNKTGKYVVGCLMVDETMDMMALTKAGKMIRVDMQTISKSSRNTSGVYIVKGDDVASVSRCPKQPEEDDEEDDITPISILDVE; encoded by the coding sequence ATGAGCAATTTGCTAAACAACGACGATATTCAAACTATTAATATAGAGGAGACTCTTCAAAACAGTTACCTTGATTACTCGATGAGTGTAATCGTAGGTCGTGCCCTGCCAGACGTTCGTGATGGTCTTAAACCAGTTCACCGAAGAATTTTATACGCTATGGATAAACTAAGCCTTTCTCATGGGGCTAAATTTAAAAAATCAGCACGTATTGTTGGTGATGTTATCGGTCAATATCATCCACATGGCGATACTGCGGTTTATGATGCACTTGTTCGTATGGCACAAGATTTTTCTATGCGTATGCAACTTGTTGATGGTCAAGGAAACTTCGGTTCTGTAGATGGTGACAATGCTGCAGCTATGAGATATACTGAAGCACGTATGACTAAATATGCAGGAGAGTTGCTTAAAGATTTAGAAAAAAACACTGTAAACATGATAGACAACTATGATGGTACTACAAAAGAGCCAGATGTTATGCCTACTCGTGTTCCAAATCTTCTTATTAATGGTTCTTCAGGGATTGCTGTTGGTATGGCTACAAATATTCCTCCTCATAACCCTAAAGAGATTTTAACAGGACTTAAGGCCCTGCTAGCAAACCCTAAAATATCTTTATCAGAAATCATGGAGCATATTAAAGCACCAGACTTTCCAACTGGAGGTACAATCTTTGGTAAAAAAGGCATTATGGATGCTTATGAGAGTGGTCGTGGTCGCATAAAAGTTCGTGCTAAAACACATATAGAACAAAAAGCAAAAAAAGAAGTTATAGTTATTGATGAACTTCCTTATCAAGTAAATAAAGCTCGTCTTATAGAAAACATTGCAAATTTAGTTAAAGACAAGATGATAGATGGTGTTTCTGAAGTTCGTGATGAATCAGATCGCGATGGTATGAGAGTTGTTATAGAACTTAAACGCGATGCAATGAGCGAAATTGTTCTTAACAATCTATTTAAACAAACAAGCATGCAAAATACTTTTGGTATCATCATGTTATCTATCTTAAATCAAGAACCAAGAATTTTTGGAATTATTGATATTTTAAAACACTTTATAAATCACCGTAAAACTATTATCATTCGTCGTACAATTTTTGACCTTGAAAAAGCAAAAGCACGTGCACATATCCTAGAAGGTTTAAAGAAAGCTATCTCTATTATAGAGGACGTTATCAGAGTTATTAGAGCTTCTAAAAATGAAGAACTTGCAAGAGAAAACTTAGTTAGTGAGTTTGATTTTTCAGATATTCAAGCAGCAAGCATTGTCGCTATGAGACTTGGAAGATTAACAGGTTTAGAAATTGAAAAAATCGAAAATGAGTTACGTGAACTAATAGAACTTATTGCTTACTTAGAGTCAATTCTAAAAAGTGAAAAAGTTTTACATGGCATTATTGATGAAGAGTTTGATGAAGCCCTTGTGACATATGGTTCTAATGAAAGAAGAACAGATATAGAAGACGATTATGATGATATAGATATCGAAGACTTAATCCCTAATGAGCCAATGGTAGTTACTATTACTCATAGAGGTTACATAAAAAGAGTTCCTTTAACTCTGTATGAAAAACAAAAACGTGGTGGTAAAGGTAAAACTGCTGTAACAACTTATGAAGATGATTTTATAGAGAGATTTTTCACTTGTAACACTCACGACACACTTCTTTTTGTAACAGACCGTGGTCAACTTCACTGGTTAAAAGTTTATAAAATTCCTGAGGGAAGTAGAATAGCTAAAGGAAAAGCAGTTGTAAATCTTCTTAACCTTATGGCAGATGAGAGAATCCGCTCTATCATTCCTACAACTGACTTTAGTGAGGAGAAAGGTTTAGTATTTTTCACACAAAAAGGTGTTGTAAAACGTACTAATTTAAGTGAATTTTCTAACATCAGAAGCAACGGAGTAAGAGCTATTGTTCTTGATGATGACGATGAACTAATCACTGCAAAAATTGCAGACCGTTCTATAAAATATCTATTTATAGTTACTAAATTAGCGCAATGTATCAAGTTTGATATTGAAAAAACTCGTGAGCAAGGTCGTAGCACTCGTGGTGTTAGAGGTATTAAATTTAAACATACTGATGATGAAGTAATAGATGCTAACATTATCTCAAATGATGAACAAGAGATTTTAGTTATATCTGAAAAAGGTATAGGAAAACGTACAGATGCTGGAGAGTATCGTTTAACTAATCGTGGTGGAAGTGGTGTTATCGCGATGAAGATGACTAACAAAACTGGTAAATATGTAGTTGGTTGTCTAATGGTTGATGAGACTATGGACATGATGGCACTTACAAAAGCTGGTAAGATGATAAGAGTAGATATGCAAACTATCTCAAAATCTAGCAGAAACACTTCTGGTGTTTATATAGTTAAAGGCGATGATGTTGCAAGTGTTTCTCGTTGTCCAAAACAACCTGAAGAAGATGATGAAGAAGATGACATCACTCCTATCAGTATCTTAGATGTGGAATAG
- a CDS encoding ammonium transporter, with the protein MKRLFIALLALPTLVFAQDTLSSGDTAWMLVATAFVMLMTPAGLALFYGGLTRSKNVLNTIGMSFGAYAVGTLVWVLVGYSIAFGDGDFIGTGKVMLSGITSDSLSGTIPELLFVAFQGTFAAIAVAIASGSMIERVKFSTFMIFVALWVLAVYAPVTHWAWGGGTTLNFGEMDFAGGTVVHLNAGVAGFVVAMILGRRKDYGKAIIKPFSPVLVVLGAALLWFGWFGFNAGSEVAADGVSASAFLVTNVAASLGVIGWITVEWLVYKKATLVGGASGAVAGLVAITPASGSAGVDGAIIIGLVGGALGFYGVAKLKSMFKVDDSLDAFWIHGLVGIWGSIATALFIADYAMPEDYSMGSQLVAQFSAIGLTIVYSAIATAIVYFIASAVTGGGRVDEETESRGLDETVHGEKAINL; encoded by the coding sequence ATGAAGAGATTATTTATTGCTTTGTTAGCGTTACCAACTTTGGTATTTGCTCAAGATACATTAAGCAGTGGTGACACTGCATGGATGCTAGTTGCTACTGCTTTTGTAATGTTAATGACACCAGCAGGACTTGCACTGTTTTATGGAGGATTAACACGAAGTAAAAATGTGCTTAATACTATAGGAATGAGTTTTGGCGCTTATGCAGTTGGAACTTTAGTGTGGGTATTGGTTGGTTATTCTATTGCATTTGGTGATGGTGATTTTATAGGTACAGGTAAGGTTATGTTATCAGGAATTACATCTGATTCATTAAGTGGTACTATTCCTGAGCTTTTATTTGTAGCATTTCAAGGAACTTTCGCTGCTATTGCTGTTGCTATTGCTAGTGGGTCTATGATAGAGAGAGTTAAATTTTCTACATTTATGATATTTGTTGCTCTTTGGGTTCTTGCTGTTTATGCCCCTGTAACACACTGGGCATGGGGTGGTGGTACTACACTTAACTTCGGTGAGATGGACTTTGCTGGTGGTACAGTTGTTCACTTAAATGCTGGTGTAGCTGGTTTTGTTGTAGCGATGATTTTAGGACGTAGAAAAGATTATGGTAAAGCTATAATTAAACCTTTTTCGCCTGTTTTAGTTGTACTAGGTGCTGCTCTATTATGGTTTGGATGGTTTGGTTTTAATGCTGGTAGTGAAGTTGCTGCTGATGGTGTCTCTGCATCTGCATTTCTTGTAACTAATGTTGCGGCTTCTCTTGGAGTTATTGGTTGGATAACGGTTGAGTGGTTAGTTTATAAAAAAGCTACTTTAGTTGGTGGTGCATCTGGTGCAGTAGCTGGTCTTGTTGCTATAACTCCTGCATCTGGTTCTGCTGGAGTTGATGGAGCTATAATCATAGGTTTAGTCGGTGGTGCTTTAGGTTTTTATGGTGTTGCTAAACTTAAAAGTATGTTTAAAGTTGATGACTCATTAGATGCATTTTGGATTCATGGTTTAGTTGGCATCTGGGGTTCAATTGCAACGGCACTATTTATAGCTGATTATGCAATGCCAGAAGATTATAGTATGGGTTCACAATTAGTAGCTCAATTTAGTGCTATTGGTTTAACTATAGTGTATAGTGCTATTGCAACTGCAATAGTGTATTTTATAGCTTCAGCTGTAACTGGTGGCGGTAGAGTTGATGAAGAAACTGAGAGTCGTGGTCTTGATGAAACCGTTCATGGTGAAAAGGCTATTAATTTATAA
- a CDS encoding TonB family protein: MIRHSSSFIFSLVFHGALLVALLFAWKNIPSVEKVKHEKVVRVELCNVVVEKPVVKPPEKPKPKPIPKPKPKPKPIVKKIQKPKQKTIVKKVEVVKEIPVVKPDVIEEPIVKEVKKEEKIVEQEPVETMEVFEEKVVEQEVYVEDAATKQVRLEQEYLQEHIAKIAKLLKENLYYPRRARKSSIEGEVMVKFTLSKDAKAHSIVVLSSKSKILSRAAIKTIEDLSGKFPKPKQELILHVPINYSLNM, encoded by the coding sequence ATGATTAGACACAGTAGTTCATTTATTTTTTCATTAGTATTTCATGGGGCCTTACTTGTTGCTCTACTTTTTGCATGGAAAAATATTCCATCTGTAGAAAAAGTTAAACATGAAAAAGTTGTGCGTGTAGAGCTGTGCAATGTTGTTGTAGAAAAACCTGTTGTTAAGCCTCCTGAAAAACCCAAACCTAAACCAATACCAAAACCTAAGCCAAAGCCAAAACCAATTGTAAAAAAGATTCAAAAACCAAAGCAAAAAACTATAGTTAAAAAAGTAGAAGTTGTAAAAGAAATACCTGTTGTAAAACCTGATGTAATAGAAGAACCAATTGTTAAAGAAGTGAAAAAAGAGGAAAAAATAGTAGAACAAGAACCTGTTGAAACAATGGAAGTGTTTGAAGAAAAAGTTGTAGAACAAGAAGTTTATGTTGAAGATGCCGCTACAAAACAAGTTCGTCTTGAACAAGAGTATTTACAAGAGCATATAGCTAAGATTGCAAAATTATTAAAAGAAAATCTTTACTACCCAAGAAGAGCTAGAAAAAGTTCTATCGAGGGAGAAGTTATGGTAAAGTTTACGCTCTCAAAAGATGCAAAAGCACACTCTATCGTAGTTTTATCATCTAAGAGTAAAATATTAAGTCGTGCTGCAATAAAGACTATAGAAGATTTATCTGGAAAGTTTCCAAAACCTAAACAAGAGCTAATTCTTCATGTTCCGATTAATTACAGTTTAAATATGTAG
- a CDS encoding aspartate-semialdehyde dehydrogenase yields the protein MSKKYNVAVVGANGAVGEEILTILQEIDFPINKLVPLASSRSAGNSVEFNGKEVTIKELTNDIFKKEEVEIALFSAGGSVSAEFAPDAVKAGAVVIDNTSHYRMDKNVPLVVPEVNPEDIAKWSDTGIIANPNCSTIQMVQVLKPLDKAYGLLRVDASTYQATSGGGKSAMEELVSQMQDFFAFKLSDAEHKSFPHQIALNVIPQIDVFMENGYTKEEMKMVNETTKIMHKKIPLSATCVRVPTLRGHAESLTLTFDCDIDASEVREVLSKAPNIVIVDDPSQSLYPMPATCVDMNETFVGRIRNDNFAKNIVHMFIVADNLRVGAATNAVRIAQKWVEMQGEE from the coding sequence ATGTCTAAAAAATATAACGTAGCAGTAGTTGGAGCAAATGGAGCAGTAGGTGAAGAAATTTTAACAATTTTACAAGAGATAGATTTTCCAATCAACAAATTAGTACCATTGGCAAGCTCAAGAAGTGCTGGAAATAGTGTTGAGTTTAATGGCAAAGAAGTTACTATCAAAGAGCTAACTAATGATATTTTCAAAAAAGAAGAGGTAGAAATAGCACTTTTTTCTGCTGGTGGTAGCGTTAGTGCTGAATTTGCTCCAGATGCTGTAAAAGCTGGTGCGGTTGTTATTGACAATACTTCTCATTACAGAATGGATAAAAATGTTCCTTTGGTTGTTCCTGAAGTAAATCCAGAAGATATTGCAAAATGGAGTGACACTGGAATTATCGCAAACCCAAACTGCTCAACTATACAAATGGTTCAAGTACTAAAACCACTTGACAAAGCTTACGGTCTTTTAAGAGTAGATGCTAGCACATATCAAGCTACATCAGGTGGTGGAAAAAGTGCTATGGAAGAGTTAGTGTCTCAGATGCAAGATTTTTTTGCATTTAAACTAAGTGATGCTGAACATAAATCTTTCCCACATCAAATAGCTTTAAATGTTATTCCTCAAATTGATGTATTTATGGAAAATGGATACACAAAAGAAGAGATGAAAATGGTAAATGAAACTACTAAAATCATGCATAAAAAAATTCCACTAAGTGCTACTTGTGTTCGTGTTCCTACTCTTCGTGGTCATGCAGAATCCCTTACTCTTACATTTGATTGTGATATAGATGCTTCTGAAGTAAGAGAAGTTCTTTCAAAAGCACCAAACATCGTAATAGTTGATGATCCATCTCAAAGTCTCTATCCGATGCCTGCTACTTGTGTAGATATGAATGAAACTTTTGTTGGTCGTATCAGAAATGACAACTTTGCAAAAAACATCGTTCATATGTTTATCGTAGCAGACAATTTAAGAGTTGGTGCAGCTACAAATGCTGTTCGTATAGCTCAAAAATGGGTAGAAATGCAAGGAGAAGAATAA
- a CDS encoding VWA domain-containing protein codes for MNYYSFEYPYLIFLLLPIIYCLYRCKEYMKPIYFVHLHFLSAKKSFLKIEWILKILIFISLCVALASPIVVNKLNPHNRNGKDIVLAIDASGSMNSSGFDKEGEFSEGKRLSRFEITKIIASEFIQNRISDNVGVVLYGDFAFIASPITYEKEIVIEMLDNLTQGMAGQNTAIGEAVAMGVRSFEYSKAKSKVIVLLSDGEHNSGSISPKDATKLALDADIKIYTIAIGNKGEADEALLEKIAKDSNGEFFSAISAKELKDVYDEIDKLESSKIKSREYLLKDYFYQSVLLLGSGLLLFLLYREIKK; via the coding sequence ATGAATTATTATAGTTTTGAATATCCCTATCTGATTTTTTTGCTTTTACCAATAATTTACTGTTTATATAGATGTAAAGAGTATATGAAGCCTATATATTTTGTGCATCTTCATTTCTTATCTGCAAAAAAGAGTTTTTTAAAAATTGAGTGGATTCTTAAGATACTTATTTTTATATCTCTTTGTGTAGCTCTTGCATCTCCTATTGTAGTAAATAAACTAAACCCACATAATAGAAATGGAAAAGATATAGTACTTGCTATAGATGCAAGTGGCTCTATGAACTCTTCTGGATTTGATAAAGAAGGTGAGTTTAGTGAGGGTAAAAGACTAAGTAGATTTGAAATAACCAAAATAATAGCATCTGAGTTTATTCAAAACAGAATTAGTGATAATGTTGGAGTGGTTTTGTATGGAGATTTTGCTTTTATAGCTTCTCCTATTACTTATGAAAAAGAGATAGTCATAGAGATGCTAGATAATCTAACTCAAGGAATGGCTGGACAAAACACAGCTATAGGTGAGGCTGTTGCTATGGGTGTTCGCTCATTTGAGTACTCAAAAGCAAAAAGTAAAGTTATAGTCCTCTTAAGCGATGGAGAACACAATAGTGGTAGCATCTCACCAAAGGATGCTACAAAACTAGCTCTAGATGCAGATATAAAGATATATACAATAGCCATAGGTAATAAAGGCGAAGCTGATGAGGCTTTGTTGGAGAAAATTGCTAAAGACTCAAATGGAGAATTTTTTAGTGCCATATCAGCTAAAGAGTTAAAAGATGTTTATGATGAAATAGATAAACTTGAATCATCAAAGATAAAAAGTAGAGAGTATCTTTTGAAAGATTATTTTTATCAAAGTGTTTTACTTCTTGGATCTGGGTTGTTGCTCTTTTTATTATACAGAGAGATAAAAAAATGA
- a CDS encoding sigma-54 dependent transcriptional regulator: MKIAIVEDDINMRKSLEIAMSDYEEFEIITFKNAVDALKKLDATFDLIITDINMPKMDGIEFVKELNGKYEVIIMTGNATLTRAIESIQLGVKDFLLKPFDVDTLVAAIKREDKIQKVQKSAPKTKTKVDASGFLGTSKELKSVLNIADKACKTDASILLLGQSGVGKEVFATYIHKNSPRAKKPFVAINMAAIPENLIESELFGFEKGAFTDASEAKAGQFELANGGTLFLDEIGEMPYGVQAKLLRALQEKEVRRLGSSKSIKIDIRVISATNANLTNKIQDGEFREDLYYRLNTIPLSIPPLNKRKDEILQIADAMTEINCKKYGFELKRFSEDAKEQLLTYNWPGNIRELISVVERAVILSETQEITADELFLQNKIQ; encoded by the coding sequence GTGAAAATCGCAATAGTTGAAGACGATATAAATATGCGTAAATCTCTTGAAATCGCTATGAGCGATTATGAAGAGTTTGAAATCATCACATTCAAAAATGCAGTAGATGCCCTTAAAAAACTAGATGCTACATTTGACCTTATTATCACAGATATAAATATGCCAAAAATGGATGGTATAGAGTTTGTAAAAGAGTTAAATGGTAAGTATGAAGTTATTATAATGACTGGAAACGCCACTCTTACTCGTGCCATTGAGTCCATTCAACTAGGTGTAAAAGACTTTTTACTAAAACCTTTTGATGTAGATACTCTAGTAGCTGCTATAAAAAGGGAAGACAAGATACAAAAAGTTCAAAAGTCTGCACCAAAAACAAAAACTAAAGTGGATGCTAGTGGATTTTTAGGAACATCTAAAGAACTAAAAAGTGTTTTAAACATAGCTGACAAGGCTTGTAAGACAGATGCAAGTATTCTTCTTCTTGGACAAAGTGGTGTTGGTAAAGAAGTTTTTGCAACTTACATTCACAAAAACTCGCCAAGAGCTAAGAAACCTTTTGTAGCTATAAATATGGCAGCGATTCCTGAAAATCTTATAGAAAGTGAGCTATTTGGCTTTGAAAAAGGTGCATTTACAGATGCATCTGAAGCTAAAGCAGGACAGTTTGAACTCGCAAATGGTGGTACACTTTTTTTAGATGAGATAGGAGAGATGCCTTATGGAGTTCAAGCTAAACTTCTTCGCGCATTACAAGAAAAAGAAGTAAGACGTCTGGGTTCATCTAAGAGTATAAAAATAGATATACGAGTTATATCTGCAACAAATGCGAATTTGACAAACAAGATACAAGATGGAGAATTTAGAGAAGATTTATATTATCGTTTAAACACTATACCGCTTAGTATTCCACCGCTAAATAAAAGAAAAGATGAAATACTACAAATAGCAGATGCAATGACTGAGATAAACTGTAAAAAATACGGTTTTGAACTTAAAAGATTTAGTGAAGATGCAAAAGAGCAACTACTGACATACAATTGGCCAGGAAACATAAGAGAACTTATCTCCGTTGTTGAGAGAGCAGTTATACTTAGTGAGACTCAAGAAATAACAGCAGATGAACTTTTTTTACAAAATAAAATACAATAA